CAAATCGCATGTTCGCTCGTAGTGCGGGATTGCTCCATCGGAGCACCGAGCCTCATCCTGTGGCTGTTGCCTGTCAGGTGTCGGCTCGCCACCCGACGGGCAGCGAGATCGTGTGGTGTTCGGAGTCTCCGGTGTGGTGCAGCTCGTCGGCTGTGCGCTGTTCCGCGGCGTGGCGAGCGCGACTCCGGACGCCGCCGCGAGCTCTTGCGCCTTGCTCGAACGGCCGGTGTCGCTTCCGGAGCGCGTTTCCTCGAGGACGGTCGGTGATGAAACGTCACAACGCCCGCACCGTCCTGGTTTCGCCTCTCCCGCGGTCGAGCGTGCTCGGAATGCGCTTGTTACCAGGACCTTCGGTACTTTCTCGAACCGAGCTCTTGCTTCGGGAGGTGATCGTTGTCATAGTCCGTGAAACGTTTCACGGATGGAGGCTCCGATGGCAGCACCGGTGGTGGCCGAAGTGGTTCCCGAACTCCGCGAGGCCGCTGAGGGCTTCCGGCGAGTGGTGACACCGCGCTCGGATTCGGTGCGTGTCGAGACCGAGCCGACCCCGGCGTCGCTGCACCTCCCAGTGGGGTGGAACGGAGCCGGAACGTCCACGCAGCCGCAGGCCGGCACTCCTCCCTTCGCGGGCAGCGGGCGGCGGTGCGGCGTGGCTCGTCCCCGGTGCGGATCAGTTCGCCCGGATTCGCGGCCGCGGAGGGCGGACTCGTTCGGATCCGTCGGTGCACTCGCGCTCTGACGAACGCAACAGAGGACGTTTCTGTGCTCGCGGGTGACTGACCAGGGGCATAACACCGCGTTGCGCGCTCTCCGCGCTCGTCCGCTTTCTGCGCGGCGATGGCGCGGTGGATCTGCGTCGACTCCTCGAGTCCTCGAGGGGTTCGGCGCGGCTGCTCGGGCCGAGACCGCGATGACGGGCCGGTGTCTCGGGGTCGATCCGTGAGAAGTGTCCAGCGAGAAAGGAATCGTGCCCATGACTGAGAACTCGTCCGGGCTGGACGGTGTGTCCCGAAGACGCTTTCTCCGGGCCACGGCCGCCGGGGCTGCGGGCCTGGCCGTCAGCAGCACGGCGGTGGGGCTCGGCAGCGACGCGGCGGCCGCCGCGGGCCGGGCATCGGTCGACGGTTTGTCGGTGGCGGGGCGGTTCGACCAGCCGCTGGGTGTCGACGACCGCACGCCGTTGCTGGCCTGGCGTCTGGAGCGGGGAACCCAGCACGCCTACCAGGTTCGCGCCGCGAGCAGCCCGGAGAAGCTGGCCGCGCCGGATCTGTGGGACACCGGCTGGGTGCGCTCCGGCACCTCGACCGGGGTCGCCTACGCGGGTGAGCCCCTGGGGGCGCGGCAGCCGGTCTTCTGGCAGGTGCGGGTCACCGACGCCCACGGTGCGGTCTCGGAGTGGAGCGCTCCGTCGCGGTGGGAGCTCGGGCTGCTGGACTCGTCCGACTGGTCCCCCCGCCGCGTGGCTCGAGCACCCCGACCGCGGCGATGCCGACCCGCTTCCCGTCTTCGCTCGTGGCTTCACGGTCGACCAGGGCAGGACCGTGGAGCGGGCGCGGCTCTACCTGGCGGGCCTCGGCGCCTACGAGGCCACGCTGAACGGTCGGCGGGTCACCGACGCGGTCCACCTGCCGGGCGATTCCAACCCGCAGCAGTCGGTCGAGGTGGGAACCTACGACGTCACCGAGCTGCTGGACAGCGGTCCGAACGTCGTCGGCGTGCGGCTCGGCAACGGCACCTTCAACATCGTCGAGATCACCAACCCCGCCGCGGGGCGCGACGAGGTCTACACCAAGTTCTCCAGCGCGGTCGCGGAGCCGACGACACTGGCCGCGGCGACCGCGGCCGGGGCCACGAGCGTCCAGGTGGCCGATGTGGACGGTTTTGCCGTGGGGGCCACGGTGAACATCGACACCGGCGACGGCGGTACCCGGCTGGAGAGCCGCGTGGTCACCGAGGTGGGCACCGCCGGCGCGGACGGCAGCGGCGTCAGCTTCACCGACCCCCTCGTCGAGGACCACGACGCGGGTGCCGCCGTCACCCGCTCCGGCACCGCCGACGAGGCCCGCACCGCGATCAGCCCGCGGCTGCTGGCCCGCCTGGAGATCACCTACGCGGACGGGTCCACGGACACGGTCGTCACCGACCGGCAGTGGCGCACGGCGCTGGGCCCGTCGGTCACCGACAACTGGTACGCGGGCACCGACTACGACGCGCGCCGCGAACAGCCCGGCTGGGACCGGCCGGGGGCCGACCTGTCGGCGGCGGCCACGCGCAGCGACGGTGCGGCGACCGGCTGGATCGCCGCGGGCCTCGCCCCGCCGCCCAATCTGGACACCAAGCTCGCCTGGCGGCGGGCGGACCCGGTCAAGGTCGTCGACACCGTCGCCGCGGTGGTCGTCACCGAGCCGCGGCCGGGAACCTGGGTGTTCGACTTCGGGCAGAACTTCTCCGCGCTGTTCGAGCTGAGCGTCGACGCCGCGGTGCCTGCGGGAACGGTGATCAGGATGCAGCCCGCCGAGTCGCTGCACGGCGACGGCACCGTCGACGCGTCCAGCATGGGCAGTGCCGAGCACATCTACGACACCTACACCACCGCCGGGTCCGCGCAGGGCGAGCGGTGGCGTCCGCAGTTCGTGTACCACGGTTTCCAGTACGTCCAGCTCACCGGGCTTCCCGAGGGGCATCGCGCGACGAGCGGGATGCTGACGGCGCTGCCGATCCGCGCGTCGACGAACGTCTCCGGCGATGTGTCCACCTCCAGCGAGATGGTCAACCGGCTCCACCGGATGAGCACCCACTCGATCGCCAGCAACATGCAGTCGATCTTCACCGACTGCCCCAACCGGGAGAAGCTGGGCTGGCTGGCCGACATGCTGCACTCGATCCAGGCCATCGACCGCAACTTCGAGATGTCGGCCTATCTGCCGCACATGCAGCGGATGATGCGCGAAGCCCAGCTCTCCGCGGGCCCCAACGCGGGGATGGTTCCGGCGCACGCTCCGGAGTTCCCGGTGTTCGGCGGTGGGTATCGCGACGACGTCAACTGGGGCAGTGCGGTGGTCGTCGTGCCGTGGTGGCTGTGGCAGCACCACGGGGACACCGCCACGATGGCCGAGCACTACCCGGACATGGTCGACTACCACGATTTCGTCCGCACGGTGCAGGCCGGCGCGGACGGCGGCACGAATCTGGTCTACGGCGGGCTCGGCGACTGGGTGGCTGCCGACGAGCGCACGCCGAAGCTGCTGACGGGCACCTACGCCTACTACCGGATGACCGAGTGCCTGGCGCAGATGGCCGCCGCGCTCGGCAAGGGTGGCGACGCGCGGCGCTACAGCGGCCTCGCCGCCGACATCAGGGCCGAGTTCAACGCGCGTTTCTTCAACGACGAGCTGCGGGCCTACACCAACGAGGGCAACGGCGGCACGGTCGGCACCCAGGCCGCCGACGCGCTGGCGCTGGACGCGGGGCTGGTCCCGGAGGGGCAGCAAGAGCACGTTCTCGACGACCTGGTCCGACGGATCCACGAGTACCACCCGTCCGGCGGGGGGCCGCACGTCAGTGGTGGAACGATCTCGCTGGGCCCCATTTTCCGCGCGTTGACCGACGGCGGGCGCGCCGACCTCGTCTGGCAGGTGCTGCACGAGACCAGCAGGCCGAGCTACGGGGCGTTCCTGCAGCCCAGCGAGATGAA
The sequence above is a segment of the Actinopolyspora saharensis genome. Coding sequences within it:
- a CDS encoding alpha-L-rhamnosidase, whose protein sequence is MERARLYLAGLGAYEATLNGRRVTDAVHLPGDSNPQQSVEVGTYDVTELLDSGPNVVGVRLGNGTFNIVEITNPAAGRDEVYTKFSSAVAEPTTLAAATAAGATSVQVADVDGFAVGATVNIDTGDGGTRLESRVVTEVGTAGADGSGVSFTDPLVEDHDAGAAVTRSGTADEARTAISPRLLARLEITYADGSTDTVVTDRQWRTALGPSVTDNWYAGTDYDARREQPGWDRPGADLSAAATRSDGAATGWIAAGLAPPPNLDTKLAWRRADPVKVVDTVAAVVVTEPRPGTWVFDFGQNFSALFELSVDAAVPAGTVIRMQPAESLHGDGTVDASSMGSAEHIYDTYTTAGSAQGERWRPQFVYHGFQYVQLTGLPEGHRATSGMLTALPIRASTNVSGDVSTSSEMVNRLHRMSTHSIASNMQSIFTDCPNREKLGWLADMLHSIQAIDRNFEMSAYLPHMQRMMREAQLSAGPNAGMVPAHAPEFPVFGGGYRDDVNWGSAVVVVPWWLWQHHGDTATMAEHYPDMVDYHDFVRTVQAGADGGTNLVYGGLGDWVAADERTPKLLTGTYAYYRMTECLAQMAAALGKGGDARRYSGLAADIRAEFNARFFNDELRAYTNEGNGGTVGTQAADALALDAGLVPEGQQEHVLDDLVRRIHEYHPSGGGPHVSGGTISLGPIFRALTDGGRADLVWQVLHETSRPSYGAFLQPSEMNPRGMTTVPEHWHAPENSSSLNHMILLQIDEWFSTGLAGIRRAPGSVAYGKIVVQPRLVGTEQHPLTHVQGHYDGPRGRISSSWRLTGRGGRDFELDVVIPANSVGEIHVPTVRPQAVWLNGSHVRASNEAKFESYTEGCAVYSVGPGSYSFSSQLHQGGGPR